The Candidatus Edwardsbacteria bacterium genomic interval CCGTAATTATAATCTGGGCCGGAGTTGTATTGCTGCATGGCACATCAGGCACCGGTTTAAATACCGGTTCCACCGAGAAAGGTCAGGTAAGCAGGATCGTGACTGCCAAACATGTCTCCCCTGCCCCCGTTCTTGATCGCCGGCTCGATTCATTGACCCCCCTCTACTATTGATTGTAAAATTCAAATAAGGATTAATATAAAATGATCAAGCAAATACCCAATGCCTGCCCGGCCTGCGGCGGAAACCTTTACGTATCGGAATTCAAATGCCCTGACTGCGACACCGCAGTCAGGGGCGAGTTTCACCTCTCACCCCTGGGGAACCTGAGCGACGGGCATTATGATTTCATCAGAACCTTCGTGCTGTCGCGGGGCAACATCAAGGAAGTGGAGAGCCGGATGGGCATTTCCTATCCTACCGTACGAAATAAGCTGGACGAGGTTATCCGGGCCCTCTCGGAACAGGAAGCTAAAAAAATGACCTCCGCCGAGGTACTGGATGCGCTGGAATCCGGAAAAATAACCGCCTCCCAGGCGGCCGAAATGCTGAAAAACAACCAACAAGGAGAATGATAATGTCACAGGAAACCGTCAAGATACTTAAGATGCTGGAGGACGGCAAGATCAGTTCCCAGGAAGCAAACTCCCTGCTTTCCGCCCTGGGCGGCAGCCGGCATCGTC includes:
- a CDS encoding DUF2089 domain-containing protein, with protein sequence MKQIPNACPACGGNLYVSEFKCPDCDTAVRGEFHLSPLGNLSDGHYDFIRTFVLSRGNIKEVESRMGISYPTVRNKLDEVIRALSEQEAKKMTSAEVLDALESGKITASQAAEMLKNNQQGE